Below is a genomic region from Ailuropoda melanoleuca isolate Jingjing chromosome 8, ASM200744v2, whole genome shotgun sequence.
CCCCtgtcttacaccattcacaaaaactaacttgaaatggattaaaagacttaaatataagatgtGAAATCATAAagcccctagaagaaaacataaggaaaatgcTCCTTAACATTGGCCTTGGAAATGATTTTTcagatatgacaacaaaagcacaaacaataaaataaaaaatcaacaagtgagactaaatcaaactaaaaagttttggcacagaaaaaaaatcagcaaagtaAAAAAGCAACCTATagcatgggagaaaatatttgcaaaccatacatctggtaaggggttgatatccaaaatatgcaaGGCACTCcaacaactcaataccaaaacaaccaataactcaatttaaaaatgggcaaaagacctgaatacacatttctccagaCCTCCAAATGGCCAAAAGGTATATGAAGAGTTGCTCAACACcactaaacatcagggaaatggatATCAAAACTATAGTGAAATATCTCACACCCATTTGAATGGCTAGtgttaaaaagacaagagagaagtATCAGCAAGGCTGTGGTGAAAAGcaaacccttgtacactgttaggaatgtaaattggtacagttattatagaaaacagtatggagtttcttaaaaaatttgaagatatGATCCAACATATTCCACTATAGGATatatatatcaaaagaaaatgaaatcactatctcaaagagattcTCCATCCTcaagttcattgcagcattgttcacaatagctaagatatcaAAACCACCTAAGTATTCcctggtggatgaatggataaataaaatgtcacacatagacgagcacacacacacacacacacacacacgaaaaagaAATCTGctacttgtgacaacatggatgaaacataaggacactatgctaagtagTATACAGTATATAATCTCTCATCTAATGGAGAGATTTCTTAATGAATCTAGATAATCTGTGTCCCAACCTGCCATTTCAATCACGCCTGCGTGGCCCAGGCGTTGTTGGGTTATGACGTGTGAAGTCAGAGTACCTCTGGTTAGGTTCAGACAACAGCAAGAGCATATGAGGAAAGTGCAAGGGAGTGTCATATTCTCTATGGAAAGGAGAGGGCAGGACGTCACAGGCATTTGCAGAAATTTGCCCTGGGCTGGGGTTGACAAGTGTGTGGGTAGGAACTACTCCTCCCTCCTGCAATcatggcagacattgctaattcAACAAGGTACTTTTGTTCTCTGTGCCTGAATTTACTTCTATTTACTATCATCTATCCAGGTGAAAACCTGTTTTCTATCGGACATTTTAGTCAGTGCCCCAGAACTGATCCAACACTGGAAGACTGACTCACACTAAGTTCACAAGAGATTCCAGGGTATAAACCATGAGTTCTCTTGCTAATATACAATGAGAAACATAAACATAAATTGTCGGTTCATGCCTGACCAGGAGAATCCCTGGTATCTACTTAGATAGAAGACACAAACACCAGAACAGCGTGGGAGAAATGGTGTAACTTGTGTGAACAACTCCACAATTTGGGGACAGTTATGGTTAGGGTTCTTTTATGTTCAATTAATTGCTCAAGCACCTACTACCTTCTTTGCATTTGCATAAAGTCTTAGTATTTCTCCCCTTAGagtcttctcctctccccagagaGGGCCTGAACCCTGGAGACTTATATAGTCCAAAAGCCATACGGTCCCAAAAGGAGACTCAGACTGGCTCTGCCAAGTGAGTCTAGAACGGGGTCTGATAAATCTGCTACCATCATTGCTTCTCGTGCAAATCAGGATCACAGAATCGTACAGATCATCCACACTGTGGAGCCTGCACAGCTAAAAAGATGATGAATGGAAACTAAAATCCAGCCCAGGCTTACCCTGGTCTCTCTGAGCTATGCACCCAAGGAAGGGGATGTCttcaccttcctcctcttcctcctactTCTTCTTCAGGTTTGCTCAAGAGCACTGTGTAGGTAGCTGTGACCATATGGGTCACTGTTGATGACCGGTCCTGCTCAGAAGAACAGACCTGCTACTATTTGCTGAGACGGTCTCATGTGGGAAGACAATCTTCTCCCTCAAGACCAGGGCCCAGGAACATTGAGTCAGGTCTAGCTCTGGCATCTGTCACCTCAAGGACCCAGTACCACCAATattcccccacctctctttctaTGATCTACTTGGGTCATcagatttccttaaaaaaaaaagatttatttatttatttgagagagagagagagagatagagagaggcagagggagaatctcaagcagactccatgctgagtgcagagcctgacatgaggctcaatctcacaaccatgagatcatgacctgaaccaaaatcaagagtcggatgcttaatcgactgtgccacccaggtgccccatcagctCTTCCTTTGTTAAAGGGTATTTGGACTGTGggtgttatgaactgaatgtttgtatccacCTAAAATTTGTTTGTGGAAAATTAATCTCCACTGCAGTGGTATTTGGAGGGAAAGTTCTTTGGGTGGTGATAAGGTCATGAGAGGGGAGctcttatgaatgggattagtgcctttatcaGAAGGCACTTCTCTTGATTGGAAAAGGCCAGAGAGCTAGCTCAGTGTGTCatgtgaaaacagaaagaagacagcTGTCCATAAACCAGGAGAAGCACTTCACCAAGGACGAAACCACACTGACAcgctgatcttggactttcagcctctagaactatgagaaataaatgtctgttgttttagGCACCCTGTCTGTGGTAcgttgttatagcagcctgagccaACTGAGACTGGGGCTCCTTACTTTGAAGGGAGGGGCACTCCCTCGATGTTTCTAGTCTATTTCCTGTTCCTGCCTATCCTAGTCTGCAGTCTAGCAGGCAACTCCCGGCTTCTGATAGGACCCACTGTGGGTGGGTCTTGGCTACATTAGTCAGCTGGTCTGAATGTTGAGGGGCATCTTTGGAgcttctggagtcagacagagcTGACGTTCATTCCTGCCTTTCCCTtttagctgtgtgcccttgggcagaTTACTAAACCAGAACCTCAGGTTTTCCCTTTGTTGAATGGCAATGATGCTATCACATAGGGTTGTGGTTGCACTAGGTGACATATATAGAGACCCCAGCATTGTATAAAAACCCCTTTTAAATGGTAACTATTATTGTTGCCATTATTGCCCAAAGAGACCTCAGCAGAGAGCTGGAAATTTCTcagtcccctcccttctctgtatCCAGTGAGGAAGGGCTCTGGATGCCCTAGGATTTTTGTCTCAGGGTGTAAAAGGTCACTGGAAGCTCTGGCACTGAGAAGGGCCCATCCCTCCACAATGACTCAGAATCGGTGACTAACCAGTCCTTTCACATGAGCTAGTTGGTAGCGGAGCAATGGCAGAGTGAGGCTTTACCCTGAAGATAAAACAAACTTGCCCACAAAGGACTCCCAGCAGCGGCGGGCTGGGGGCGTGTGCCTTTGCAGCTCTGTGGGGCTGGTCCTTCTCCTGGCGGCGAGCTGGCCCCCGTCTGAGGGCCCTGTGGTGCATGGTCACTGTTGTTCCCTGGGAGTCCCTGGACACCCGAGTCCTGGGTGCAGAATGCTGCCCAGAATCTGATCTCTTCATCAATTCCGTCCACAACAACAGGACTTCAGTGCAGGGCAGGGGATAAAATGGCCGAGAGAAACTTGGGACACGTTTGAACAGTAGCCCAGAACTCAGACAGAATCTGAATCGCCTTGGCACAGGCCCGGGTGTTGGCTGCTGCCAGAACATTGTAAGAAAAGCCATTCTTAGCCATACAATGGCATGAGGAAACAGGAAGTACGGCAGCATGACTTTAATTACTAGCCTCTCTAGGAGCAGGGCCACGATTCAGTGCAAGGGCCTTACCTTTGCTCCCGTATGTGACCACACACCAAGCGCTGAGAGCAAGTTGGAAAACAGTGGAAAATAAGAGCAACCCCAGACGCAACAAAAGCAGCGACCCTGGGCCTGGACTTGCCACGCCTCACTCAGCACAGACCCAggctgacctgagctgaattctgCTGCCGTCTTTTCCCAGGGAGACCGTTGGAAGGGTAATGGAACTAAGtgttggttttctcatctggagaGTGGGAACATGAATATTCCTTGCTTTCTGAGGTTGGTATGATAGATACAGCTAGGAGCAAAGGGCCAGGCAAGAGTGGGTATCGTTATTGCTAACACTTGGAGGTAAGCAACACTGTTACTTATAAGCACCGAGTGAGTCAGGCACTTGACCATTTTTGAGTGTGTGTTCTCATCACTTATAAAATACGGACGCTGGTGTCTCCGCATTGTGGTTGTAAGATGAACTAAAATGTAAACAGTTTCCAGCATAGTGTGTGCCACGTGCAAGGCATCAGTAACTATTAGCGGGATCTGAAAATCCCATGGTCAGAGGATACGATCCCCTCGTTagctgtgaatttttttccatttcatctggAGTCTGAGGAAGATCCAAGTCCTGTTGGCTACTCAGTGGTTTCCAACTGTATCATTAATACTTGTAGCTGAGTTTTAGGTCagtttgatattatttcttctttttcttctttttttttgtttagtttttatttcataatcataAACTTAACTCTGCAATGCAGCTGGACTTCAAGGGGAGTAAGGAAAATATGGAACCAATAGAAATGCAGGGAGAACAGAAAGATTATGGGATACTTCGAGCagaagggggtgaggggtgctCTCCTGAGCTGCAGAAGGAATGGTCTGGTGGTTAAGATAAAACACAAGTCAAATGTATCAGAGTTGTCCACAGTCAGCGATGGTGATCTTCTCACTGGTCTTGCAGTTCTTGCACTCAAAGCGCTCCATGCCTTGCAAAATATTCGTGCTCTTTCACCAAGACCACGTACTTGCCACCCAACCACTCAGTGTTGGCCATGCAGATGAAAACCTGGGAGCCAGTTGTGCTGGGCCCAGAATTTGCCATGGACAAGATGCCAGGACCCATATGCTTCAGGGAGAAATTCTCATCATCAATTTTCTCCCCATAGATGGACTTGCCATCAATGCCATTATGGCACATGAAGTCGCCACACTGGCACAGAAATCCCAGAATAATCCTGTGAAAGCAGGAGCCTTTAAAACCAAATCCTTCCTCCTCAGTGCTCAGAGCACAAAAGTTCTCTGCTGTCTTTGGAAATTTGTCTGCAAACAGCTCTAAGGAGACATGGCCCAAGGGCTTGCCAACCAAAGTGATGTTGAAGGACACAGTGGGGTTGACCATGGCTGGGCAGCGTGGGGGGCTCCGGGGTGGTGGGGTCTGCAAGACCACCATCATATCTTCTGagtgagatttttatttccttttggctACAGTAAAAGTTTTAACCTAGGAACAAATCGTGGACTTGCGTTGGAGAGCAGAATGGCCCTCCATCCTGGCTGATCTTCAGAGTCacctggggtgaggggagggcttGTAAAACAGCCCCAGCTCCACCAGCACTCGCTGAagtgcctggggcacctgggccgGGTTGGAGctcagtttgagaaccactgctctgtgCCACATGCTCCTTTCAGAGGCTGCGGAGGCCTGGCTGCCTATTCTATTACCTGCTTTTTCCTCAGCCTCTGTTAGCacctttcttgttttccttttttcttttttttttttttgtattcacaCAGTTGACAAAGGTTCAACTGAATCACGTAAAGGGCAAGGCTAATCTTGACATTGGCCAAAATTATAGGATCACGTTTgatgggagagaggaaaaggtcTTTTCTAAGCATCTAAAAAGAACGTAAATGTTGATACTCAGTGTGGAAGCGAGTGGAGAAAATCAGTCCTTTTGGCCAAGAGAAGTCTTTTGTGTTAAGGTTAAAAAAAGCTTCCTTTAGGAGGAAATCTGGAAATGTGAATTATAGCTCTAGCCCTGCCAAAATGGGCAGGTTGATTAAAGCTCCCTAAACCTCAGTTCTTTCCTCTATGGAAAGCATACAGTGATGACATTACTTGTCCTGCTTACTTCATTATGTGGTAGCGAAGAGCGAGGGAGTCAAAGCATTGGCCGGGATTTATGGAACACGAAGGACAGAACAGTGGGGAGAGTCACAAATTCTGCATCTGCCCCCAGCTGCTTTGCgatcttgggcaaattaattTTCACTGAAGTCCCTTAGTTTCCCCAACTACAAAGTGGGACCAGTAATGCCTAAATGCTGACCTTGGTGGGATGTCATGGGGACAAGGTAGAGGGTGTTTGTGAAAGTGTTTGAAAAGGCTGAAAACCTGCATTACACTACAGTGttatagttttcatttcagaGATGATGAAACGAAGTTAGTGTGAGGTGACAACCCTGAGCATTCAGGGCTGAGCTGGGGCTCTGGCCAGGCCTGGTGCCTCCTGCAGACATCCTCTATGCCCTGCTTAACAGCACTGACTTTCTTTACTCTCGGTTGCTAATCATCCTGAGGTGAAGGCAGGCCCAGACCCATTCTTTGGGTGAGGCCAGGAAGAATAAGGCCGTTTGTATCTCTGCTCAGATGACCGGAAAATCCTTTTATCCTGCTTCACTGAAAAGCATCCCAGATGGAAACTTGGGGACTCCAAAAGCTTAGAGTGCCATCTAGTGGCGACACTGCTAAATGACTCCATCTTTTGTCGGTAGCTTTATTGACATGGAGGTAACAAGAAcagatttgttttcttcctctcttaaatTTGTctaccctggcaaccaccaaatAGAAACCATTGTAATTCTCCACCTTCTCTGCTTGTAGATCAGACTGCAGAGCCGTGCAGGATGCAGACTGGGAAGCTCTGCAGGCCTGAACTGCTCCAAAGTTATGCTTTCCACACTTAGGTCCTGGCTTGCGGTTTGATGTGTCCATGTGATGGcatagactggtgataggtattaaggagggcacatattgcatggtgcactgggtgttatatgcaaataatgaatcatggaactttacatcaaaaactaaaaagatgTGTCCATGTGACTGTTTTAGGTTGAGGAATATGGGTGGAAACACTAGGCTTTGCTTGTAGGTCGGGCTCATAAAACGTCCCACATGGGATCCTCCATGCTTTTTCTCCTACTGCGGTTTGATACAGATGGGCACGGCAGTCTGGGGATTCATGCCTAACTGTGTGGCACTGCTTAGTGAGTCAGTTGCTGGACCAACTGgttccccctctgcccaccccccactgggCCATCACTGTGGGTTCTACTTACAGGTGGTGTGGGAGACTGCCCACTGTCACTGGGCATCTCTGCTGTGACTGTCAGGAAAAGCCTGTGGTGCCATGCTGGGGTTTGTGTCATAGTCACTACTGTGACCATTTCTCCTAGTCTTGGGTCTAAGAAAACCAAGGATCTTTGCACcgtaatcttttaaaattcccaaaaaacagacttcaattaaaaaaattttttttatttgagagagggagcaagtgagagagcacacgaatgtggggggaggggcagaggcagacagagaagcagactccaccctgccttggggcacgatcccaggacactgggatcatgacctgagccaaggcagatgcttaacccactgagccactcaggcgcccacAACTTCAGTTTTTATTCTGGATAGGCTTGTCCAGCAGGGTCGATTCAGGTGTGGCCCCAAGGATCTCGGGCAAGCATTCCGCAGCAGAACCTTCATATCAAAGCGTGTGCAGACGTAGCTGCCCTACCTGCTTCACCACTTGCTGGTTCTTACCGTTCGAGCAAGCTACTTACCGTCTCTGCTTGGTCCTCTCTTCATGAAATACAGACAATAGTAAGAGCTACCTCATAGGGGTATCATGTgttattgagaggattaaatgagagaatatgcTTAGAAGGGACTTGGCACGTAGGAGGTGATCATGTCTAATAATTTCAGCAGAAGCTCCATTTTCTAGCGGCAGGGGAATCCCTTCCTCATTACGGTAGTTCCTGGCTGGTCTTCTACCGCATAGACAGCTACGAgtcagggaagggaaaaggaaaaaggaagcattCCAAGCGTGAGGCTTTTCCCTCTGTCTACTGAGTGACTTCTATGCTtgccagactctgtgctgagtagcAGGGATGCAACGGTGAGTGAAATGCACGGGGTCAGTACCTCCCCGGAGATCACAGTCTAGTGgggatacttttttaaaaaggattttatttttaagtagtctctacacccaatgtggggctcgaacttgcaaacctgagatcgagagtcacgtgctctactgactgagccagccaggcgccctgggacACATAGTTTAATCTATTAAtttcacaataaataaatgaagtgggCTTTGATAAATAATATGAAGGTAGGGTACATGCTGTGCAAATGTGTGACAGGAACATCAGCCTGGACTAGTCTGAGAAAGTTGTCTGCTGCCTGGGAGATGCCTGGCTCATCAGCAGCCAGTTTGCTGGTCTGAGGAGCCCTAAAAGGACACTGCCTTGAGGGGGAAAAGTTCTGGATAAAGGAGACCCCACCGGGAGGTCTTGGTAGCTAGTTGGGAGGAGCAAGTTTGAGTAAGTGTGGTGTCTGctatttcagtttgtttcctcattCCTTCCCCATTGGTTCTGGGTTTGAGTTTTTGGGAAGTGCAGaagaggggtgggaagaggagacAGACTCTGGCACTCATAGGGTAGTGGCTTGGCTTTGCTCCAGAGTATAGGTTAGACATGTCTCGGAAATTCTTGGAAAGGTTCTGAAAGTATTTTGCAGAAGTTGAGGTTCGCATACATAAGCAGAGGCAGGACCTCACTCACAGGTAGAGTTCGAAGCTTGGGGCCGTATAGGATCCgtgaaaatttcaagtatattcTTCCATTGCCTGGAGCAGTTTAGACTCTGGGTTTACCAGGTGCTGGGTTGGCATTAATTTTATGTGACACAGCTTGTGCTTGGCTCACAGTCTGGAAGGGGATACACAGAACTCCAGTGCAAGGCTGACCTTGAACAGGAATTTTGTGGGAAGGTCCAGGTCCCCAATGACTTCACAGTTTTGCAACACCGGGAGGAGGAATTGAGATCTATATTATTGATGTGGTTTAATCACGGCAGGAAAGACTCAATGAAAGTTACTCTTATATGCTTGAACCTTAAGAAATGAATAACTGCAGCCATCTGCCCAttaaaagagaaggcagaggacacttggcttgtctttttttctttcttttttttcttttgccctggAATAGTGATCTCCATGTTGTTTTGACAGATACACTTCCATTCTGGAATCCACttcaatgagttttttttttttttaagattttatttttatttatttgacagagatagagacagccagcgagagagggaacacaagcaggggggagtgggagaggaagaagcaggctca
It encodes:
- the LOC100469624 gene encoding peptidyl-prolyl cis-trans isomerase A-like, which gives rise to MVNPTVSFNITLVGKPLGHVSLELFADKFPKTAENFCALSTEEEGFGFKGSCFHRIILGFLCQCGDFMCHNGIDGKSIYGEKIDDENFSLKHMGPGILSMANSGPSTTGSQVFICMANTEWLGGKYVVLVKEHEYFARHGAL